In Oxalobacteraceae bacterium OTU3CINTB1, the sequence CTGCATCACCTTCACCGCGCTGGCGCAGGGCATCCTGAGCGACAAATATTTGAACGGGATTCCGGCCGACGCGCGCATCAACCGTCCGGGCGGGGGCTCGCTGATGGCGTCGCACCTGAGCGAGGAAAACCTGGCCCGGGTGCGCGCCCTCAACGAGATCGCCAAGGCGCGCGGACAAACGCTGGCGCAGATGGCGCTGGCCTGGGTGCTGCGCGACGCGCGCATCACATCGACCTTGATCGGCGCCAGCAGCAGCGCGCAGATCCGCGAGAATGTCGCCGCGCTGAAAAACCTGCACTTCAGCGCCGACGAACTTGCCGCCATCGACCAGCAAGCCAAGGAGGGCGACATTAACCTGTGGGCGGTATCGTCCGCCCACAAGTAAACCAGGCCGCTAACTGGCGAGAAGATCTGAACCACGTAGGGCGGATTAGCGTAGCGTAATCCGCCACGCTCCGCCCGCAGCCTGCATTACTGACGCGGCGCCGGCTGCCCGTTAAGCCGCGACTTCTCCGTGCGCTCCAGCGGCACGTCGTCATCCGGCACGCTGCCGTCATCCTCCAGCGGCACCACGTCGTGGAAATCGCCGTCCACCATCGCATCGCCGCCAGGGATGGTTTCGATATGGTCGTAACCGATGTCGGCGCCGGCCGCCACCCTGTCCATCGCAACATCGCCACGCTCGCCGGTGCCTTCGGCATCGGTGTCGCTGTCGAGCGCCAGATCCGGATTGCCGGCCACGTCGCTACCGCTGTCGGAGTTGTCGCTTGGGCCGAGCGAACGCGTGCCGTGGCCGCGCCCCAGCACGCGATCGTTACCTGCCGGGATGTTATCGGGGTCGAGTGTACTGTCAGACATGATCTGCTCCTTCCAATGAAAACCCGATTGGACCACTGCGGCGGCGGCCGGTCCGTGCGCCCACTCGCATATAAGGGAGACGCATCCAGTGGCGCCCTATCGTCCCGATAGGAATTTTTTACTTTACAAATGTACTATTCATAGATATAGTTACTCCATACACACACGAAGGAGTCCATCATGAGCACCGTTACCAACAATCTACTGCGCGCCGCCACCATCGTTTTCGCCATCGCCTCGGGCAGCGCGGCCGTCGCCCAAACCACGTCGCCGGCCACCGGCACGACCGGCTCCGTCGCTGCAGCCAGCGGCGCCAGCACCAGCGCCACCAAGGCCGCGACCAGCAGCACCGCCGCCGCGCAGAACGCCGTCGCCGCCAGCGCTGTCGCCGCGAGCAAAGCCGAGCAGCCAACGGGCCTGACCCGCGCCCAGGTGCAAGCCGAATTCCTCGAAGCGCGCAAGAACGGCACGCTGCTGCAAACGGAAGCCGACTTCGACGTCGCGCAAACCCGCAAACACGTCGCCAACTAATCGCCTGCTCCAAGCCGATCGCCATGAACACGCGTCCTTCCTCACGCCCCCTGACCGCCGCCATGCTGGCGTGCGTGGTCGCGGCGCTGGGCGGATGCGCGGACATGGGCCACATCCAGCCGCGAGCCGTCGCGCTCAAGCCCGCGCAACTGAACCCCGGCAAAGCCATCGCCGCCGCCAGCGCGGACGTGGCCTGGCCCGGGGAGCATTGGTGGGAAGCGCTGCATGACGAACAGTTGAACGGGCTTGTGAGCGCGGCGCTGGCCGACAATCCGGGTCTGCGCGCGACGCAAGCGCGCGTGCGCCAGGCCGAATCGCTGGCGGGCGTCGCCAGGGCCGGCACCTTGCCGCGCGTGGACGCCTCGGCCAGCAGCGACCGCGAGCTGTATTCCGCGCACAGCACCGTGCCCGCGCCTTTGGCCGGCAACTACGCGTGGAAGAACACCGCCACCCTGTCCGGCTCCTACGACCTGGATCTGTGGGGCCGCAACCGCGACGCGCTGGCCGCCGCGCTCGACGAGGCGCGCATGGCGTCGGCCGAAGCGCAGATGGCGCGGCTGACATTGGAGACGGCCATCGTGCGCAGCTACATCCAGCTGTCGCTCGATTACGCGCTGCGCGACAGCGTGGCCGACAACCTGGCGCAGCGCCAGCGCATCCTCGAGATCACCCGCAAACGCCACGCGGCGGGACTGGTGAGCGACATCGACGTCACCAACATTGAAACGACACTGCCGGCGGGACGGCGCGACCATGAGCAGATCGACGAATCGATCGCCCTGGTGCGCAACCAGCTGGCGGCACTGATCGGCAAAGGACCGGGCGACGGTGAAACCATCGCCCGGCCGAAGCTGGCCCTTGAAGCGGGACACGGCGAAGCGGTGCCCGACACCTTGCCGGCGGAACTGGTCGGCCGGCGGCCGGACATCGTCGCCCAGCGTTGGCGCGTGGAGGCGGCCGGCGCGCGCATCGCCGGCGCGAAGGCCGACTTCTACCCGAACATCAACCTGGCGGCGTTCGTCGGCGTGCAGTCGCTGGGCTTCTCGCGCTTCCTCGACAGCCACTCGCAGATGCGCGGCATCACACCGGCCATCAGCCTGCCGATCTTCGACGGCGGCCGGCTGCGCTCCCAGCTAGGCAACCAGACCGCGATTTATGATGGCGCGGTCGAGCAGTACAACGCCGCCGTGGTGCAGGCGATGGCCGATGTGGCCAACGCGATGGTGCGCATCGCCTCCGTCAGGCAGCAGGACCTGTTGGCGCAACGCGCGCTGGCGTCGGCGCGCCGCCAGCAGCAGCTGGCCGAACGGGCCTACAACGCCGGCATGACCGACTCGCTCAACGTCATCAACGCGCAGCTGACTTTGTTAAACGAGCAGCAGCAAATGGCACAAGTGGCGAGCAAACAACTGGATAACTACGCTTTGTTGATGTCGGCGCTAGGCGGGGGCATAAAAGTGGATTAACCGGGGAGCTTCCAAGTACAATCAATCCTTTAAAAATTATAAGAGGAGCAAGGCAATGAGCAGTTTTGAAGCGACTAAAAAACGCCTGAAAAACATCCATGCCCGCATGCCGGACTTCCCCGAGGATCTGATGCGCCTGATGCGCATGACCTACCACATCCAAAAACGGATGAAAGATTTGAGCAACGCCGCGCTGCGCAAATATGACCTGGTGGACGCCAGCTACATGGTGCTGGCGGTGTTGTATGGCTCGGACGACGAGACCTCCACCGCCTCCACGCTGGGCGAGGCTTGCATGGAGAAGCCGGCCAACCTGACGCGCGTGTGCAACGACCTGGAAGCCCAGGGACTGATCACGCGCGGCAACCGTCCGGGCGACCGCAGGTGCGTGATGATTTCGTTGACCGACAGCGGCCGCGCGCTGATCGCCAAGGTGCTGCCGGAAGTATGGGCGGCGACCACCCACGCCTATGACGGCTACGACGCGGAAGAAGTCAAACAGCTGGAAGCGCTGCTGAAACGGCAGTTGAACAATCTAGAAGCACTTACATAGACGAACCCACACCATGAACCCTCCCTCCGCCGCCACGCCAACACAGGAAAACAAAGCGGCGCGGGGAGCGGTGAACCAGGGAGCGGCGTGGTTGCGCTCCGAGAGCGCCGACTGGTTCAACACCGAAGGCCAGCGCTGGGTCTTCGTCGCCAAGGCCATGCTGGCCGCCTTCTTCGCCCTGTGGCTGGCCTTCCGCCTCGGCCTCGACTCTCCCTCCACCGCGCTCGCCACCACCGTCATCCTCGCGCTGCCCAGCAGCGGCATGGTGCTGGAAAAAGCCTTCTACCGTTTTCTCGGCACGCTGGTCGGCTGCGCCGCCTCGCTGCTGCTGGTGGCGCTATTCCCGCAATCGCCGCCGGTGCTGTTCATCGGCGTGGCGCTGTGGGTCGCGCTGTGCACCGGCGGCGCCGCCATGCACCGCAACCAGCAATCCTATAGCTTTGTACTGGCCGGCTACACGGCCTGCATGATCGTCGTTCCCGCCATCGACGCGCCGGCGCATGTGTTCACCTTGGCCGTCACCCGTGTGACCGAGGTCGGGCTGGGCATCATCTGCGCGGCAGTGGTGCATGACGTGATTTTCCCGCGCCGCCATTCGCGCGCCGTCATGCGCACAGTGCAGACGCGCTACGCCGGCTTCATCACCTTTTGCCAGCAGGTGCTGGAGCGGCGCCTGTCGCCGGCGGACGCGGAGTTGAACCACCTGAAGTTCGCCGCCGATATCGCGGCGCTGGAGTCGGGCCGCGCCGCCGCCTTCTTCGAGGCGGACCACGCGCGCTCCCAGACGCGCCAACTGCATGCCTTCAACGCCGCTTTCATGACGGTGCTGACGACTTTCTACACGCTGCACCGCCTGATCCACCGCCTGCGCATCAACGCCGCCGATCCGGTCCTGGAGCTGGTGGAGCCGATGCACGCACATCTGGCGCAGGCGATGAAGCCGGATCTGAGCGCCGGCCAGCTGGCGCGAATGCGCGTGGAACTGGCGGAAGATATCGCGGCGGCGCGCGCGCGGCTGGCGTCCGCCCCGTTGGACGGGCGCGCGCAGCAGATCGACTTCGACACGGCCGCCGAACTGCTGGACCGCTTCGTGCGCGACCTGGAGGAGTTCGCGGCGCTGTATCACGGCCTGGCGCGTGAGGAGCGCCAGCAGGTCAGCGATCCCGGCGCCTACACGCCCAAGACGCCGCCGGCCATCGTCATCGCCAGTGGCTTGCGCGCCGGCGCCACCTTGCTGATCACGGCCGCCGCCTGGTACTGGCTGGCCTGGCCCTACGCCGCCAACGCCATTCTGATGGCGACGATCTTCTGCGCGCTGGCGTCCTCGTCGCCGCGCCCGACGGCGCTGGTGCAGCAGGTGCTGACCGGCTTCCTGATCGCCATGCCGCTGTCGTTCCTCACCGAATTCCTGCTGATGACGCGGGCCGACGACTTCGGGCCGATGGTGCTGGCGGCCTTGCCGCTGCTGGCGCTGGGCTCCTACCTGGGCACCGGTCCCAAATGGGCCGGCGTGGGCATCGGCATCGGTATGTTCTCCGCCACCTTGCTGGTGCCGGCCAACCAGATGCACTACGACGTCGAGGCTTTCATCAGCAGCGAACTGTCGCTGGCGATGGGCGTGGCGGTCGCCTACGTGATGTTCAAGGTGGTGCTGCCGGAGCACACGATGGGCCACAAGGGCCATGTCGCCGCAGCGCTGTGGCGCGAAGCGCTGCACGCCTGCACGGCGCCGCTGCACCGGCTCAAGCGCCGCTTCGACAACCGCGTGCGCGATCTCCTGAGCCAGTTGAACGCCGCCTCGGGGCCGGCGCCAGGCGAAGCGGCGCGCTCGGTGGTGCGCCAGGGCCTGACCTTGCTGGAACTGGGCCACGCCGTCATCGAGCTGCGGCAGTTGATCGTCGCCTCGCCGCCCGGCCCCGCGCGACAAGGCTTGCAGCAGGTGGTGCGGCACTTGGCCGGCTATCTGCGCGCGCCGACGCCGATGCACGGCGCGGCCACGCTGGAGTCTCTGCTGTACGCAGGCACGGCGGTGCGCGCCGTGCTGGCCGAAGCCGCGCCCGAACGCCGCCCGGCGCTGCACACCGCGCTAACCGACCTGCATTCAATCTACACGTCCTTGCTGGACCAGCTATCAACAGGAGAACCCCGTCATGCCGCGTGAAATCGACCTTTTCGGCATATTGCTACCCGGCGTGCTGCCGCTGTTCCTCGCCAGCCTGCTGCTGCAGGTCGCGTTGGACAGCGTGTTAAGCCACGTCGGCGCCTACCGCCAAAGCTGGCATCCGGCGCTGGTGCGCCTTTGCCTGTTCGTCTGCATCTTCGGCGCCCTGCTGCTAACCCTGTACAAATAAACCAAACCATCTTCGAGAGCTAACGTGAGCGCATCTAAAATCTTCCGCTTTTTCCTGACCATGCTGTTGCTGGCGGCGGCCCTGTGGATCGGGCGCACCGCCTGGGACCACTACATGGAATCGGCATGGACCCG encodes:
- a CDS encoding DUF4148 domain-containing protein, which encodes MSTVTNNLLRAATIVFAIASGSAAVAQTTSPATGTTGSVAAASGASTSATKAATSSTAAAQNAVAASAVAASKAEQPTGLTRAQVQAEFLEARKNGTLLQTEADFDVAQTRKHVAN
- a CDS encoding efflux transporter outer membrane subunit; this translates as MNTRPSSRPLTAAMLACVVAALGGCADMGHIQPRAVALKPAQLNPGKAIAAASADVAWPGEHWWEALHDEQLNGLVSAALADNPGLRATQARVRQAESLAGVARAGTLPRVDASASSDRELYSAHSTVPAPLAGNYAWKNTATLSGSYDLDLWGRNRDALAAALDEARMASAEAQMARLTLETAIVRSYIQLSLDYALRDSVADNLAQRQRILEITRKRHAAGLVSDIDVTNIETTLPAGRRDHEQIDESIALVRNQLAALIGKGPGDGETIARPKLALEAGHGEAVPDTLPAELVGRRPDIVAQRWRVEAAGARIAGAKADFYPNINLAAFVGVQSLGFSRFLDSHSQMRGITPAISLPIFDGGRLRSQLGNQTAIYDGAVEQYNAAVVQAMADVANAMVRIASVRQQDLLAQRALASARRQQQLAERAYNAGMTDSLNVINAQLTLLNEQQQMAQVASKQLDNYALLMSALGGGIKVD
- a CDS encoding MarR family transcriptional regulator; its protein translation is MSSFEATKKRLKNIHARMPDFPEDLMRLMRMTYHIQKRMKDLSNAALRKYDLVDASYMVLAVLYGSDDETSTASTLGEACMEKPANLTRVCNDLEAQGLITRGNRPGDRRCVMISLTDSGRALIAKVLPEVWAATTHAYDGYDAEEVKQLEALLKRQLNNLEALT
- a CDS encoding FUSC family protein, which translates into the protein MNPPSAATPTQENKAARGAVNQGAAWLRSESADWFNTEGQRWVFVAKAMLAAFFALWLAFRLGLDSPSTALATTVILALPSSGMVLEKAFYRFLGTLVGCAASLLLVALFPQSPPVLFIGVALWVALCTGGAAMHRNQQSYSFVLAGYTACMIVVPAIDAPAHVFTLAVTRVTEVGLGIICAAVVHDVIFPRRHSRAVMRTVQTRYAGFITFCQQVLERRLSPADAELNHLKFAADIAALESGRAAAFFEADHARSQTRQLHAFNAAFMTVLTTFYTLHRLIHRLRINAADPVLELVEPMHAHLAQAMKPDLSAGQLARMRVELAEDIAAARARLASAPLDGRAQQIDFDTAAELLDRFVRDLEEFAALYHGLAREERQQVSDPGAYTPKTPPAIVIASGLRAGATLLITAAAWYWLAWPYAANAILMATIFCALASSSPRPTALVQQVLTGFLIAMPLSFLTEFLLMTRADDFGPMVLAALPLLALGSYLGTGPKWAGVGIGIGMFSATLLVPANQMHYDVEAFISSELSLAMGVAVAYVMFKVVLPEHTMGHKGHVAAALWREALHACTAPLHRLKRRFDNRVRDLLSQLNAASGPAPGEAARSVVRQGLTLLELGHAVIELRQLIVASPPGPARQGLQQVVRHLAGYLRAPTPMHGAATLESLLYAGTAVRAVLAEAAPERRPALHTALTDLHSIYTSLLDQLSTGEPRHAA
- a CDS encoding DUF1656 domain-containing protein gives rise to the protein MPREIDLFGILLPGVLPLFLASLLLQVALDSVLSHVGAYRQSWHPALVRLCLFVCIFGALLLTLYK